AGTATGCCAGGAACTAGTCCTGCCCTATTCTAGCTAGTAAAATGTCAACTGTCAATGTCTTGATTGATGTGTCATAAGGGGGAGAggttatatttatatatgttCTTTCTTTAACACTCTAGTTATCTATTTTCCTTCTCTGTTTTAGTTTACATCTACAAAACTTGGGGCTCCTAACTTATTAGTACATAGTTCATGTTCACGTTTTATGCCCTATATCGTATTTCCAGATATTATATTATTCGATAATGGAAAAAAGATATATAAAGTATTAACTATATTCTAGAATTGATCTTAAATGGGCCAAGCAAAAAGTCAACTGACTCAAGAGGAACTTCAGGACTATCAAGTAAGATTTAACAACCACTATATATATACACTTGAAAGTAGTATgtgcccccccccccccccccccccccgaatgttttcaaatatgcactgtgtgtttattaatttctggTTGTTGTTTTAGGATCTTACCTACTTTACTAAAAAAGAAGTATTGTTGTAAGTATGATTTGTAATTAAGAATATCTGCTGAAACTTGAAGCATTAAGTGCATAAGAATAGACTTCCACTTGATAggtgttaaaagaaaaaaacatgatAATAACAGATATATTATATGCAttcaatgtaattttcaaGTCCTTTCATTACAGTcaattttttctaagttaTTAGTTGATTGTTAATAATAGTAGGAACCAAAACTATATATTTCAGTgttcatcaaaaatttaaagccCTAGCCCCAGAGAAAGTGGGCCACAACAAAAATGCCAAACTGCCCATGGCCAAAATTTTACTCTATCCAGAATTAAGTGTAAACCCATTTGGAGAACGAATCTGCAAAGTGTTTAGCTCTAGTCAGGATGGAGATTGCacatttgaagattttcttgatATGATGTCTGTTTTTTCAGAAGATGCACCTAAATCTGTGAAAGCTGAACATGCATTTAGGATTTTTGGTACCTATcagattttaacatttttaatactggttgattaaaattttaaattttcagattttgatgatgatgatatGTTAGGAGTGTCTGATTTGAAGCAGGTGATCTGTAAATTAACTGGCGATAATAAGCTGAGTGAAcatgaaattaatattcttgTGCAGAATATCTTAGATGAAGCTGATCTTGATGATGACGGAGCATTGTCTTTTGCTGAATTTGAGCATGTTATTGACAGGTcttctgattttttaaagtatgtgtaaatttattcaatgttcatctatttatttctttttttttcagctcATTCCGAATAAGACTATAACTGCCCTTTATATTATTTAGACTGAATCTCTACTGAACTATAATGATCTACAAGTATTAATCTGAATGTATTTGTTCTAAAAGCCCATATGTATTTTACAATTCCAATCCATTAAGTCATTTTTCACTCTCTCATTTATATTATCCAATATACAATACCACACAAagctttttattatatatgtattttccatttatgttattttcatCAATAGAAAGAAGTTTTATGTAAGTAAAcactttattatttgtttaatttgtcTTGTTATTCTCTTAATTCTGAAGATATCCAGGAAGTTTCATTTTCATAAACACCCAAGTTGTGAGAAAAGAAACCATCACACATATAAATCCAATAGCTGTCATTAGGAATCTGTTCAGCTTTGGCATTGTAAGGCTGTGAACATTATCAAGAATAATAAATCCAAGGCCCCCTATAGTAAACAGGAAACTTGAGGCCAAGCCTTCCATGATATATTGCCCATTGACTCTGTAAGGCATGAATGCAACCTAaggattgaaaataaaaagtgggCATTGTTTAATAATCAGTGAGCATGCTTACAGGTCTTGAATGTCCATGTTCATCTGTGGTAGATCCAACACTTGGGGGTTCTACTATAACATCATAGATTATTCCTAAGGAGACAAGAATTCCATGAATAATTTTGGAGTAATAAAAAGTTCAGTataaaaatcagtaaaaactATATTATTACATTCAGAAATTAGATAAGTTTTGTTTCAGACACTtagaaaattgtatatttttattcttgtgtcttttgctcaaattttgcatttttttaatgctattttaaaaaagttgagTTAAGTTGTTTTTGCAATGAGCTTTTACTTGGAAGTATACTAAATAGAGGATGAGAGTAAACTAATATTAAAGgtaaactaaaatttgaatgatATTAATACTTACCTCCAGTtaccaaaaaatatgaaaacaaaactaaTGAAAACACAACCATAGCAGAAGGTTGCTTCAGCCATGAGGGCTTCTTTAGTTTAATGACTGGAACTTCAAGCACAGCAAAGGGTaaggtaaaaaattgttccattggagcaattattaataaaatataattagaaCTCGAATTCTaccttttcaaaaatgaatgaacCAACCAAGTGAAAGTGGAGTAATTTGTATCGATAAATCTGTGCGTTTGATCCAGTTACCgaagatttaaatattaactcattttaaacattattagTGGAGTTTATCGTGAGGGTATacaaagagaaataaattaaggaatatgtaaatattagGTTATGTGTCTATTTACGTGTTTTGACGTTTTGACAAAATTGACAATTGACTAGTGTGATAAATACAATAATTCAGTATACTCTCCTTCTCTAATTAGCACATGCGCAGTAACACTAGTGAAAAGTCAGGAAGCCGAAAATATTCGCTGAGTTGCGTATTTAGCGTAGGAGAGAGGGTTTTTTACCAAAGATTATTTCGAAAGTGCAAGGTAATTTCTAATATTCTCCTCTATCTTATCAGTTCCCAGATTGTTGAGTGGTTATCGATGatgtttatataaaacatCAGCTCGAGCAGTTCTctgaataattcaaaatattttgccaTGACTCACCAAGGCTGGGAAAATGTGGATTATTTATGTTACTTTTTTAGGACACAACGTCTTTGTTCCCCCAAACGAACATGTCTTCGGGCTTGGCGTCCCGTTTGAAGCATCCCAAAAAACATGAGCTCATTAAATCTCACAGCCAGGCCCAGCTGTTGGCTAACAAGCTACGGCAGGATGGTGTCATGGATGCAGGTGAGAACTTTTCATATCCATAACCACTCTTCTGATATTTAGATATTCTGATATTTGCTGTGAAATAATATCTAgtcaaatattacatttataatttgtCAGCATGATTTCTGGTAACCCAGGGGCTGTTGTCGACAGAGTAAGTAGACACTGTTTCTATGTGCATATCTTCATGAGTTGAGATTTTTTCGATGGAACACTCCATAGTGGGTGTCTGTTTTTGTAGTTCAACCATCTGGATAACCATAAAAGGAGGTTAGCTAGATTAGGGCAAGGTTCCCAAGAAACATTCCTATGGTTATCGGAGgtaattgaaaagaaattaaagctGTAGAAGGCCCTATATGGTTAggttgttataaaaaaaacacagcAAGTCATTATTCTAAAGTCCAATGTGGTGTggaaatgtttatattttctgCAACAACTGCAagcagtttttatttattaatgtaagACTTATTAagcaaataaacattttctgtTTGTGTAAATATTATAGCCATATTgaactatattttttatgaatccACTTTTTGTTGCTCATTTTATGGAGTAATGCACTTGGAATGATTCAGTGACTTTGACCCCAATTTCACTGCAAATACTGGGACTGAGATAAATTTTGAGTGGCATGTAAAAGTATCAACATTTTCCTACTTTAAAACCTTCCAAAATAAGTCTTTAAAAGTGAATGATAATCAAAATATGTGATGGTTTACTTGCCATGCTTCCCTATTGCTGTTTCCAGTTCAGTTGAAAGACAACAATTTTTCAGGTTCATATATTCATGTGATAACACCTACTAAATTATTTCAGTTGAAGGAGTCCTCCAAGCTGTGGACCAAGTAGCAGCTGTCCTAGCCTCCAACATCCAAGAAATCAACTACAAAGACAGTATTATCAATTTGTGTCAGCACCTCAAGGTACGAAGTATTGATAAATTTACACTGCACTGATTAATAAGCTTTAATCTGTCCAATTAGGTGTATGGTGCGTATTTAGAAATACTGTACAAGGAGCAGCTGGATCATGCTTTCAAGATATTCCGGGACAAGGCCCAAGACGACATACGAGTCGATATGCTTTCTCGATTACATTTACTCGAATTAATTGAACTACGAGCCAAAGGTTGGAAAGGAACCGATGGTATGAATATGTACtacaaaaagaaactgaatCAGTGTTCACAGGTAATTTGTGGTTTTATACCAGTTTTCATACAGTGTAATATGTTGTGACTAATTCCACATTCGTTCCATTGTCATACGTAGTTTCCCAAGATCAAGGACTCTTAGTTAATGAGTATGATTCTAAATTGTAGGTAGATCTTACCGATTCCATAACTAGCCTTAGTGATTCGATGTCTTCAGTATTAACGTTAAATTCGTCCCCGCCCCTATTAGGACCCGGCGAGGTTATTAAACCGTCGGGCAAATTTGCGAAACCTACCAGGATCCCTGGTAAAAAGTACTGCAAAGACGAGGTTGTCATCCGAAATGCTGATTCTGGCAAAGGTCAGTATTTCGCTCGTCTATTACCTGTATCGTTTTTCGCTGTTTTTTCGCGGTGGATTTACCTCTTAGTCGAGCTGAGAAAAACCTTGAATGTTAAACGATTTGTTTATTATAGTGATGGGAATCAAAGGAAGGCGGGTGCATATGATAGAGGAACTAAGTGAAACTATCATATCCTTTCAGAGAGGTAACAATTGAGTGTGGTCGTGGCTACCACTAACATCAGCTTAACTTTTCTAATAGCATAAACTCGTAACCTCTAATTGTGTGAAcgtttatttaacaaattcctAATCTTTAACTTATGGCAGTCATTATTTGTTTTCGTGCTTTGTTATGATATGAAGTCCAATTTGAGGCGAAAAccgaaaagtttttttaaccCCATGATCAACGAGTTTCAAGGCAAAGTTCATATCTAATTTATTTGCCACGCCAGTAGGGTGTAGAAATTTCAGgttatttatatacagggtattttaagtaaaagtcaaaaatcaaaaaaatcacGTGAAATCAAGATCGCACACTATTTCCTCTATTCTAATACATTATCGTCGATTTCCGAATCTAGATTTGGTACTTCACCTCTCAATTACACTGCTAGAAATGGGACTAATCTCTCGAATTTTTGGTATTATAAGTATATGTAGTTGGTGGCCTTAATTCCCCATAGTTTCCCGAGTCCAAATTCTTGAATCTGAGGAAAGTTGCCGTATAAAGACATCAAAACCAACTAATGCCTCGACTGTATCCATGAGAAGCTTGAAGGTCGCTTCGGAGTCCCTACTTGTTTGATCCTTAAGTGTTGAGAAAAACCTATAATGACTGCTTACAATATGCAACCGATTTTACTTCATTTAATAagtaaacaattttgataataaaatttgtaagatACTGAGTGTATAACCATAGATATGACAATGACGCCACCATTCCACCCTTGCCATCAACACATCAATACCTTTGCATTTCTCCCTCGTCGGTCTtgtacaaaaaatgttcatctTGTTAATCTTCGACTGATATGATCTGCCTTTCTAACTCACCAACCTACATTTATGAACAActgtgaatttattttttgattctaTTTACAGTTAGTCCTGGTGCCAAGGAGAGGCTCGTACAGATCACAGGAGCCAATGAGGAAAGCATAAAGTAAGTTTAgggtatttaaatttctttttaagacTAGGGAATAATTTTCTCCCAGTCATGCCAAACAGCTGATCGAGGACACGATCAGACGAAATGCCTCTCCAGTGCGCGAAGGCAGCTCCGGCGCTGGGGGTCCTCTCACCGGTTCTAGCTCCAGCATAAATTCGTCGGCCTCAGACGATAGTGCTTTGCCCTCGTCAGCTAGGGCGTCTAGGGCCTTAATGCACAGCCTTAGCACGCCCGACGCCAATCTTGGCGAATACAAGTATACAGTTATCACCAATGGACACACCATCAAGATTACCGGAGACAATTTGGATTTGGTTCGAGTacgaaattgaatttttagtcaGACATAGAGCAAAGCAGTAGTagtcaaatatgtttttgatcTTTTAATAGGTTTAGTAAAAATCACATGACTAAAGGTGTTTTGCTCTCTTCGAGTGCGTGCGCCCCCTTAAGTTTTTCTGTAATCAGTTTCTCGTTTAGACAAGCAAACTCGTGCTGGATGAGTACTTCTCAGGCGAGCCTATCCACGACATGGCGCAATTTTACAGCTTCGACAGTTTACCGCAGCCAATTTTGCTTGATGAAGATGAAAACCCTCTCTCTCCTACCGAATCCGCGCCTCCTCCTGGACCACTACTGAATGGACAAACGTCGACCTCCGCTGCTTCGAGCGCTGTCCCTCAAGATGGATCAGGTAAAAATTGAGTAATTCTCTGTCTTGGTTTTATGTTGCGTGTTATGTAAAATCCATTCTTGACTGCATTGTTTCTGTTACTCTTATAAAGACATGCAGGTTGTCTTGATATTTAGATGCACAATTTTCACAAATGTAGGCCCTAAAGATAGTGAACTTTTTAGGACCTACATTCTTAAATGCGTCAACTTATTATGAGAACGTAACGGGTGCTGTTTTTTTAGAGTTATGCCCTCTTTGGGGTCAATCTTTTTGTGGCGCCCCACTTCtgatttcttaaattaaacaCATACtcatcttttaattaaatatatctaCTTAATGATTCAAATTAAGCTCAAATTTAACCACCCAATAATGGAAATTAGCGAGTCTTGAATGAATTTCGTATTTAGTGTGTGCTCTATAATGTAAATAAGGTTTCAATTTCAAGGTTGTGAAATGTCGTGAAATAAAGTGTTTGATTCACAAGCACTTGGTAGTTAATTTAACTGTCTTTGACACTGGTACATTATGATGTGTGATGTGTCACTCATGTGTCGCTTAAATCACGTCACATGTGGCTCACTTAAATCACATGTGATTCGGTTTAAGTGTCATTCTCCACTTAACATTCCCGTTCCTTTCCTAAAACAGGGGACAAAATTCCATCATTCTGAACGGTAACTGTagcattatttgaaaaatgtatcatATATATAATACAAATACCTAGATTAGGAAAAACTACGTATTTTTGACGGACACCTAAACATCAATATTCCTGGATTTGGAAGATCGATAATTGGAAAACAATCAGCTTCGAATTCCAAAATAGCTCGAGAACTGTTTTGTCCGATGTTCAATTATAATTCAACTAAAACGTCTTTAAAGTTGGGGAAAAACCTGGACGCTTACATTTGATATTCATTTGTGGAGATATTTGACATAGCCCCAAGCATTGGGAGGATCCTGTACACAAAACTTGATATCGAACACCTTATTGGTTGTTTTCTTTTACATACATGTTTTTCTAACCAACCAAATTAATTAACGTTTCTAAACAATTTCGTTACTGTCGCGTCCctctttaataataacaatctTCTGTTTTAAAGGAGACCGCGAAATCAAGTTAAGAAAGCCCCGACCGTCAACCGAAGAGTTTCTTAAGACCACCAAAAGGTCTCCGGATAAAGAGGGATCCCCAAACACTCCGAATACGCCCAAGGTGCCTGTTACAGCAGGTGATGGAACTTTAGGGAGCCCTCCCGCCAAAAACCCTATGGCTTATTCTATAGAATATCTGGCTCAGCTGGCGATGTCGCCGCTTTGCCTTACTGAACCTACGGAGTGGGGACGCATTGTCCAAGATTATCCCATGCTGACGAGACAGGTAAGTTTAGAACATGCCCTGCatacaaaagaaaatctaCCGTTTGGGCGTTCGTCCGGAATTGGAATAGATATAGATATCAGTGTTCAAATATTATGAAACGCTGATAAACGATGCATTTCTACATCTTCACAAAAATTACTGTTGTTTGACTTTCACAGTTATTTTCTGGGATTAGAGGAATTATTTCAGggacaaatttttatatgttcaATAATACGAACCGTTAACTGATGGTTGAATGAGCCGATTGTCAAGAATGTTGTGTTGTACGATGCAGTTGGTGTATCAAATTGTTTAGTGTT
The DNA window shown above is from Euwallacea similis isolate ESF13 chromosome 2, ESF131.1, whole genome shotgun sequence and carries:
- the LOC136419443 gene encoding calcium and integrin-binding protein 1-like; translation: MGQAKSQLTQEELQDYQDLTYFTKKEVLFVHQKFKALAPEKVGHNKNAKLPMAKILLYPELSVNPFGERICKVFSSSQDGDCTFEDFLDMMSVFSEDAPKSVKAEHAFRIFDFDDDDMLGVSDLKQVICKLTGDNKLSEHEINILVQNILDEADLDDDGALSFAEFEHVIDRSSDFLNSFRIRL
- the LOC136419444 gene encoding oligosaccharyltransferase complex subunit ostc, with product MEQFFTLPFAVLEVPVIKLKKPSWLKQPSAMVVFSLVLFSYFLVTGGIIYDVIVEPPSVGSTTDEHGHSRPVAFMPYRVNGQYIMEGLASSFLFTIGGLGFIILDNVHSLTMPKLNRFLMTAIGFICVMVSFLTTWVFMKMKLPGYLQN
- the mxt gene encoding eukaryotic translation initiation factor 4E-binding protein Mextli isoform X1, with amino-acid sequence MRSNTSEKSGSRKYSLSCVFSVGERVFYQRLFRKCKDTTSLFPQTNMSSGLASRLKHPKKHELIKSHSQAQLLANKLRQDGVMDAVEGVLQAVDQVAAVLASNIQEINYKDSIINLCQHLKVYGAYLEILYKEQLDHAFKIFRDKAQDDIRVDMLSRLHLLELIELRAKGWKGTDGMNMYYKKKLNQCSQVDLTDSITSLSDSMSSVLTLNSSPPLLGPGEVIKPSGKFAKPTRIPGKKYCKDEVVIRNADSGKVMGIKGRRVHMIEELSETIISFQRVSPGAKERLVQITGANEESINHAKQLIEDTIRRNASPVREGSSGAGGPLTGSSSSINSSASDDSALPSSARASRALMHSLSTPDANLGEYKYTVITNGHTIKITGDNLDLVRTSKLVLDEYFSGEPIHDMAQFYSFDSLPQPILLDEDENPLSPTESAPPPGPLLNGQTSTSAASSAVPQDGSGDREIKLRKPRPSTEEFLKTTKRSPDKEGSPNTPNTPKVPVTAGDGTLGSPPAKNPMAYSIEYLAQLAMSPLCLTEPTEWGRIVQDYPMLTRQVVQCFDAKQYLSSRTEEPTGVLNAEDDIDD
- the mxt gene encoding eukaryotic translation initiation factor 4E-binding protein Mextli isoform X2, coding for MRSNTSEKSGSRKYSLSCVFSVGERVFYQRLFRKCKDTTSLFPQTNMSSGLASRLKHPKKHELIKSHSQAQLLANKLRQDGVMDAVEGVLQAVDQVAAVLASNIQEINYKDSIINLCQHLKVYGAYLEILYKEQLDHAFKIFRDKAQDDIRVDMLSRLHLLELIELRAKGWKGTDGMNMYYKKKLNQCSQVDLTDSITSLSDSMSSVLTLNSSPPLLGPGEVIKPSGKFAKPTRIPGKKYCKDEVVIRNADSGKVSPGAKERLVQITGANEESINHAKQLIEDTIRRNASPVREGSSGAGGPLTGSSSSINSSASDDSALPSSARASRALMHSLSTPDANLGEYKYTVITNGHTIKITGDNLDLVRTSKLVLDEYFSGEPIHDMAQFYSFDSLPQPILLDEDENPLSPTESAPPPGPLLNGQTSTSAASSAVPQDGSGDREIKLRKPRPSTEEFLKTTKRSPDKEGSPNTPNTPKVPVTAGDGTLGSPPAKNPMAYSIEYLAQLAMSPLCLTEPTEWGRIVQDYPMLTRQVVQCFDAKQYLSSRTEEPTGVLNAEDDIDD